From Pirellulales bacterium:
TGGGGCGGCGCCGTGCTCATGGTTGTCGAGCACGGTCACTCGGGCCGGCGCGGGCTGAACGCCAGTTGGGTGCAAGCCGGAGTGCCGGCCGGGATGGTGCTGGCCACGACGATCTTCGGACTCTTTTCGCGCCTGCCGGATGAGGCGTTCTTGAGCTGGGGATGGCGCGTGCCGTTTCTGTTCGGCATTGCGCTCTTGTGCGTGGGGCTTTTCATCCGCCTGCAAATTCTGGAGAGCCCGCTGTTCGCCAAAATGCGCGATCGCGACGAGCGTGCCGGTATCCCGTTCTTGACGGTGCTCACGCAGTATCCGCGCAATGTGCTGCTGGCGATGGGAATGCGGTTTGCCGAAAACGGCAGCTTCTACATCTTCACCGTCTTCGTGCTGACGTACGTGACGTCGACGCTCAAGGTGCCGCGTGCGTCGGTCTTAAACGGCGTACTGCTGGCGTCGGTCGCCGAGTTCCTGGTGATACCCGCCTATGGCCTGCTCTCCGACCGCCTCGGCCGGCGACCGGTTTATCTGACGGGCGCGCTAGGGCTGGCCGCGTTTTCGTTTCCGTTCTTCTGGATGCTCGACACGGGGAACGCCACGGTCATTGCGCTGGCGATCGTTATCGGACTGGTAGTGCAATCGGCCATGTACGCGCCGCAGGCCGCGTTCTTCTCGGAACTGTTTGGCACCGAGGTGCGCTACACGGGCGCCTCGATCGGCTACCACATGGCGTCCCCCTTTGCCGGCGGGCTGGCCCCGCTGATCTGCATGGCGCTCTTGAAGTGGGCCGATGGGCGCCCCTGGCCGATCGCGCTCTACATGATTGGCATGTCGGCCGTCACGCTCGTATCGGTGTGGCTGGCGGAGGAGACCCGGCACACGCGCTTGGGCGAGCACTGATCGCCAGACGCAAAACGCGCGCGATCTCGTCAGAGATGAGCTCGCAAATTCGGGCGCCACGGGTGGCTTGTCCACCCGTGTATGTTTGGTACAGGACGCACACTGGTGGGCGAGCCACCAGTGGCACCCACGTTCGTTTGTGCAAGCGCGAAGCGCGTCGTTTATCGGCCCTCTCCCAACTCGGCGTACAGCTCCGGCAAGAACGACGCCAGGTGCGACATCTCTTGCGAGCAATGCACCAGAAGCGCCGCCGCGTCGGCCGGGCCCGGTCGCATCAGCCAGCCGGCTGCCGAGGCGGCCATGTCTCCCACGATGCCGCCGCGCCGCGCCGCGACATGCTCGCCACCAATCCAAAAGCGCGAGCGCATCTCGGCGCCGCCGTCGATCGCGCTTACGTAGTGCAGCAGGTATCCGAAATCGAACGGCACGTTCGCGAAACCCACGCGAGCGCACACGGCCGTTGCCTGCCGCGGATCGGCCAGCAGCGATTCGTCGAGTTGCAATTCACGCGGCCGCAAGAAACGGATGTGATAGCGCCCCAGCGTGCTGCCGATATATTCGTCGACGCACGAGGTTTTCCCGACGTAGCGCGCGCGCCCCGTCGTCCCTGGCACGACGGCCGTCGCCCATTCGGCGTAGACATGGGCCCGCGGATGCCACAGCTTGTAACGCTGCGGTTCATCGCTGTGCCAACCGAACCACCAGTCGACCATGGCCGGTACCACATGCGGCATGACGGTGCGAATCGCGATGCGCAGCCGACCGCCGGCGGCCAGAGAGTAGCCGTTCTCCAGCACACGCTCCGCGGATTCGATCGCCCGCGCCGCGGCGGCCAGCGGTGGCAACAGTGGCTCGGCAACGGGTCCGCGCGCGATCGCTTCGCGAGCGGGCTCTGGCAAGGGCGCCATCTGCGGATTCCAGAACCGCGCGTATGGTTTCCCCTCCAACTCGCCAGGCTGCATGCCCAGGTGTCGGGCGTCGCTTGATGTCACGGCGTTCATGGCCGGCCCATCCAACTGTGGAAGCGTGCTTGCGGATCGTAGACCGAGCGGACGCGGTCGAGTCGCGCCAGGTTAGCGTCGCTGGCAAAACGCGCCGGGCGCTGACCGAGATTCTCGTCCGCCAATTGGCAGCCGCTGGCCCAGTGTTCCATTTCGCGCATTCGCTCGACGGGCCAGCGATCGAACTGCGCGTCGTCTTGCGCGTGCTGCCACACCGAGT
This genomic window contains:
- a CDS encoding MFS transporter, with the translated sequence MHQQAPAAAPAANSVARVVLASFIGTTIEWYDFFLYGTAAALVFDKLFFPTLDSFAGTMASFATYAVGFFARPVGGIVFGHFGDRMGRKSMLVTTLAMMGLATFLIGLLPTYDQVGIAAPILLVALRFVQGFGVGGEWGGAVLMVVEHGHSGRRGLNASWVQAGVPAGMVLATTIFGLFSRLPDEAFLSWGWRVPFLFGIALLCVGLFIRLQILESPLFAKMRDRDERAGIPFLTVLTQYPRNVLLAMGMRFAENGSFYIFTVFVLTYVTSTLKVPRASVLNGVLLASVAEFLVIPAYGLLSDRLGRRPVYLTGALGLAAFSFPFFWMLDTGNATVIALAIVIGLVVQSAMYAPQAAFFSELFGTEVRYTGASIGYHMASPFAGGLAPLICMALLKWADGRPWPIALYMIGMSAVTLVSVWLAEETRHTRLGEH